One part of the Megachile rotundata isolate GNS110a chromosome 16, iyMegRotu1, whole genome shotgun sequence genome encodes these proteins:
- the RhoGAP100F gene encoding rho GTPase activating protein at 100F isoform X3 has translation MQWRKHVRIKYGGRVGVGQGQREREQVQLQVRVVQLQREGGARLSYVCHQPQLSSTARRGCSAATMLCCGRRKEGRGEVTDISASPGRQAPANQLRPKEPPPMVIQGDFRKVSGISTEIFKQIETVENDHDASTAAALEAVERRGEMVVRVIEPRQMGRQASEAAKKFIAMQDPKHPIHFVEIIKRPGQTLGLYIREGNGVDRNDGVFISRIALETAVYNSGCLKVGDEILAVNLVDVTHMSLDDVVIIMSIPRRLVLATRHGQHQPVSHSRQTEHKAPPVVVIKRELNEDESDHATSNHVRDGNRRRGDGREMLPSRSRLGLTGLGSSQDLGSSNGDLYYNSRPEGHWSYQPPPPPVITHQPKPSTTQHFQPYERGYPKTLESLAEKVHSFYTGPVMPSNGGRRMSTGAGMQSVGSRLSSQTQSSHYGYGQHTSSGRIMPRSGSDQHLPRVDYTSITTPARHTLLRSSLKSGTSALRYNTRYGTQGDSTTSTQRQGQFGTLTRRHRPSLDYASDTEATCSSSPKSAYYYYRNNMNNPSQSSAVSHLATLSRSQIGQSSSGLRSNSLPRNTTRTLPQQPGLRSGLSTVASGLIDQEDSDGALSAPELPSIRRDRGRIPSSPSVFTSDEYRAWLSRTPSTSALYEQIRATTTRPPRYTYSAENIHAAVNQGEYGSYGAYRPLSSTLDRLSTRSASAQQVNLANLRASTAISSTCHRGTTNPRPASVASSARTSLTSQKPSLSSSATQRATSVRRIRNLLDLESTRSIPTPTPTRTQDQRLLDINPAEFLKYKIEKPPTVGTPSSTSSLLSSLGETSSGDLAGGISGLLWVHLLAGRGLRSTTSSSAATTPSTPSGQPNLASCGLRDLYCVLECDRVHKARTVVRTGDLMFDWDETFELDLVGNRQLDLLVYSWDPQYRHKLCYKGSVHLASLLKESPLQQLAVKVEPRGTIYLRLRYIDAQQTFRRRGLPVISLATRVAPLFGVDLDTVVSRESKTGGVPGGVSTALAMGVPNVPIIVWRCVEEVERRGLDIIGLYRLCGSATKKRILREAFERNARSVNLSPDNVPDINVITGVLKDYLRELPEPLFTKCLYQMMVDALAVCLPDDPQGSAKLMFSILDCLPKVNRCTLIYLLDHLAMVVSQCNKMSPASLAVCFGPVLMLHSEENGPPLDFQQPIAVLKYLLEIWPVKSVRKISSIASALPRVTQAAEHNSSQQQLQQQQQQQQQQQQQVQHQLQGTLGRTGLPWQQQHSLHQQPPTSTTAVLAPSTRPPPPVKPRQVIVSSPGSPSSEESEASPEPINKSLLGGLGLEKGNEGVTTNSTSPGTEQITPSSSVDTEEGNTPHQEEGEKGVEGDAEASDDDRHQHVPKTH, from the exons GAGGGCCGGGGGGAAGTGACAGACATCAGCGCAAGTCCTGGAAGGCAAGCACCTGCCAACCAGTTGCGCCCCAAGGAGCCACCCCCCATGGTTATTCAGGGAGACTTCAGGAAG GTGAGCGGGATCAGTACGGAAATCTTCAAGCAAATCGAGACCGTCGAAAACGATCATGACGCCTCGACAGCAGCGGCCCTCGAAGCTGTCGAGCGAAGGGGTGAGATGGTCGTCAGGGTCATCGAGCCACGACAAATGGGCAGACAGGCATCCGAGGCGGCGAAGAAGTTCATTGCTATGCAG GATCCGAAACACCCCATCCACTTTGTCGAAATAATCAAAAGGCCAGGGCAGACGCTGGGACTCTACATCCGAGAGGGTAACGGGGTGGACAGAAACGATGGCGTCTTTATTTCGAGGATAGCCCTGGAGACTGCTGTGTACAACAGCGGCTGCTTGAAG GTTGGGGATGAGATCCTCGCGGTGAATCTGGTGGATGTGACGCACATGAGCTTGGACGACGTGGTGATTATCATGTCGATACCTAGGAGACTTGTCCTGGCGACGAGGCACGGCCAGCATCAACCAGTCTCTCACAGTCGTCAGACCGAGCACAAAGCACCACCGGTTGTAGTGATCAAAAGAGAGCTAAACGAGGATGAGAGTGATCATGCAACGAGTAATCATGTCAG GGATGGTAACCGTAGACGCGGTGACGGTCGTGAAATGCTGCCTTCCCGGTCGAGACTGGGTCTGACGGGTCTGGGTTCCAGTCAGGATCTAGGATCCAGTAATGGTGATCTGTATTACAATTCCAGACCGGAAGGACACTGGTCCTATCAGCCACCACCACCGCCAGTAATCACGCACCAGCCAAAACCATCCACGACGCAGCATTTCCAGCCATACGAGCGTGGATACCCAAAAACTTTGGAAAGCTTGGCTGAAAAA GTACACTCCTTCTACACGGGGCCAGTAATGCCCTCAAACGGTGGTCGTCGAATGTCTACGGGTGCAGGAATGCAGTCAGTTGGCAGTAGATTGTCTAGTCAAACTCAGTCGTCGCATTACGGTTACGGTCAACATACCAGCAGTGGAAGAATCATGCCCAGAAGTGGCTCGGATCAACATTTGCCCCGAGTCGATTACACCAGCATCACCACACCAGCTCGACACACTCTTCTCAGATCCAGCTTGAAATCAG GAACGTCAGCATTGAGATACAATACAAGATACGGCACCCAAGGGGACAGTACAACATCGACTCAAAGGCAAGGTCAGTTTGGCACCTTAACAAGGAGGCATCGACCGTCGTTGGACTATGCATCTGACACCGAGGCAACGTGTTCCAGTTCACCAAAGTCGGCGTACTATTACTATAGGAACAATATGAATAATCCATCGCAGAGTAGCGCAGTCTCGCATCTTGCCACCTTGTCTAGATCGCAAATTGGTCAGAGTTCCTCCG GTCTGAGATCGAACTCGTTGCCTCGCAATACTACTAGAACGTTGCCTCAGCAACCTGGTCTTAGATCTGGGCTTAGCACAGTAGCATCTGGACTGATAGATCAAGAGGACAGCGATGGAGCACTGTCAGCGCCTGAATTGCCTTCCATCAGACGTGACAGAG GAAGAATACCGTCATCACCTAGTGTGTTCACGTCGGATGAATACCGAGCATGGCTGAGTAGAACACCGAGCACCAGTGCATTGTACGAACAAATTAGAGCAACCACGACTAGACCACCGCGTTACACTTACAGCGCAGAAAATATTCACGCAGCTGTGAATCAA GGGGAATATGGAAGTTACGGTGCATATAGACCGCTCTCCAGCACGCTTGACCGTCTCTCGACAAGGTCAGCCTCAGCGCAACAAGTAAATCTAGCCAATCTGAGAGCATCGACGGCGATCAGTTCAACGTGTCATCGTGGAACGACGAATCCAAGACCGGCCTCGGTTGCATCGAGTGCTCGAACATCCCTGACAAGTCAGAAACCATCGTTGAGTAGCTCGGCCACCCAAAGGGCGACGTCGGTTAGGAGAATCAGAAACTTGCTAGACCTAGAGTCCACGAGAAGCATACCCACCCCCACGCCTACCAGAACTCAGGATCAAAGACTGCTAGATATTAATCCTGCAG AGTTcctcaaatataaaatagaaaagccGCCAACTGTGGGAACTCCGAGCTCGACCAGTTCTCTCTTGAGTTCGCTCGGAGAAACCAGTAGCGGAGACCTGGCAGGTGGGATCAGTGGACTGCTTTGGGTCCATCTTTTAGCTGGGCGCGGTCTTCGTTCGACGACGTCTTCGTCTGCAGCTACCACACCCTCGACGCCATCAGGTCAGCCTAATTTAG CTAGCTGTGGCTTGAGAGACTTGTATTGCGTACTGGAGTGCGACAGGGTACACAAAGCAAGAACAGTGGTACGAACTGGTGATCTGATGTTTGACTGGGACGAGACCTTCGAGCTGGACCTCGTTGGCAACCGGCAGTTGGATCTGCTCGTCTACTCTTGGGATCCTCAGTATAGGCATAAGCTATGTTACAAAGGCTCGGTGCACTTGGCGTCCCTCCTCAAGGAGTCACCTCTTCAACAACTGGCTGTCAAGGTCGAGCCACGTGGCACAATTTATTTAAGACTGCGATATATTGATGCTCAGCAAACGTTCCGAAGGAGAGGACTGCCAGTCATATCTTTGGCCACCAGAGTTGCACCTCTTTTCGGAGTTGACCTTGATACAGTG GTGAGCCGAGAGAGTAAAACTGGTGGAGTTCCTGGAGGTGTGTCCACTGCCCTGGCGATGGGTGTTCCAAACGTACCTATAATCGTTTGGCGCTGCGTCGAAGAGGTTGAGAGAAGAGGCCTCGATATCATTG gTTTGTACAGGCTTTGTGGATCAGCAACAAAGAAGAGGATACTTAGGGAAGCCTTTGAAAGGAATGCTCGTTCGGTGAATCTGTCACCTGATAATGTTCCAGACATCAACGTTATTACTG GCGTGCTGAAGGATTACTTGCGAGAACTTCCAGAACCACTTTTCACAAAGTGCCTCTACCAAATGATGGTCGATGCACTAGCCGTCTGTTTGCCAGACGACCCACAAGGCAGCGCCAAACTTATGTTCAGTATACTCGACTGTTTACCAAAAGTGAACAGG TGCACACTAATTTATTTGTTGGACCACCTGGCGATGGTGGTGTCACAATGCAACAAAATGTCACCAGCAAGTCTTGCGGTCTGTTTCGGACCAGTTTTGATGTTACATTCTGAGGAGAATGGACCACCGTTAGACTTCCAACAGCCAATCGCTGTACTCAAGTATCTCCTCGAAATATGGCCTGTTAAGTCAG TTCGGAAGATTTCTTCAATCGCTTCAGCGCTTCCTCGAGTTACGCAAGCAGCAGAGCACAACAGCAGTCAACAGCAactgcagcagcagcagcagcagcagcaacagcaacagcaacaggtGCAGCATCAGCTGCAGGGAACATTGGGACGAACAGGGCTGCCCTGGCAGCAGCAACACTCACTTCATCAACAGCCCCCAACTTCAACAACCGCAGTCCTCGCGCCCTCCACTCGGCCTCCACCACCGGTCAAGCCCCGGCAG GTGATAGTCTCGTCTCCCGGTTCACCTAGCAGCGAGGAGTCGGAAGCCTCGCCGGAGCCAATTAACAAGAGCCTCCTGGGCGGCCTAGGACTCGAGAAAGGCAACGAAGGGGTCACGACGAACTCGACTAGCCCTGGAACAGAACAAATCACTCCGTCAAGCAGCGTCGACACCGAGGAAGGAAATACACCGCATCAGGAAGAGGGCGAAAAAGGCGTCGAGGGTGACGCCGAAGCCAGTGACGACGATCGACACCAACATGTACCCAAGACGCATTAG
- the RhoGAP100F gene encoding rho GTPase activating protein at 100F isoform X2 encodes MDTWTGTKRVSTGVKSDGETDGRKEERSWKPGTALERGAEGCTKGEELAAGFPEDTSNKRGCKSAAQVWMSLLSLCDRMCGSAAWLVLFTCLHGEGRGEVTDISASPGRQAPANQLRPKEPPPMVIQGDFRKVSGISTEIFKQIETVENDHDASTAAALEAVERRGEMVVRVIEPRQMGRQASEAAKKFIAMQDPKHPIHFVEIIKRPGQTLGLYIREGNGVDRNDGVFISRIALETAVYNSGCLKVGDEILAVNLVDVTHMSLDDVVIIMSIPRRLVLATRHGQHQPVSHSRQTEHKAPPVVVIKRELNEDESDHATSNHVRDGNRRRGDGREMLPSRSRLGLTGLGSSQDLGSSNGDLYYNSRPEGHWSYQPPPPPVITHQPKPSTTQHFQPYERGYPKTLESLAEKVHSFYTGPVMPSNGGRRMSTGAGMQSVGSRLSSQTQSSHYGYGQHTSSGRIMPRSGSDQHLPRVDYTSITTPARHTLLRSSLKSGTSALRYNTRYGTQGDSTTSTQRQGQFGTLTRRHRPSLDYASDTEATCSSSPKSAYYYYRNNMNNPSQSSAVSHLATLSRSQIGQSSSGLRSNSLPRNTTRTLPQQPGLRSGLSTVASGLIDQEDSDGALSAPELPSIRRDRGRIPSSPSVFTSDEYRAWLSRTPSTSALYEQIRATTTRPPRYTYSAENIHAAVNQGEYGSYGAYRPLSSTLDRLSTRSASAQQVNLANLRASTAISSTCHRGTTNPRPASVASSARTSLTSQKPSLSSSATQRATSVRRIRNLLDLESTRSIPTPTPTRTQDQRLLDINPAEFLKYKIEKPPTVGTPSSTSSLLSSLGETSSGDLAGGISGLLWVHLLAGRGLRSTTSSSAATTPSTPSASCGLRDLYCVLECDRVHKARTVVRTGDLMFDWDETFELDLVGNRQLDLLVYSWDPQYRHKLCYKGSVHLASLLKESPLQQLAVKVEPRGTIYLRLRYIDAQQTFRRRGLPVISLATRVAPLFGVDLDTVVSRESKTGGVPGGVSTALAMGVPNVPIIVWRCVEEVERRGLDIIGLYRLCGSATKKRILREAFERNARSVNLSPDNVPDINVITGVLKDYLRELPEPLFTKCLYQMMVDALAVCLPDDPQGSAKLMFSILDCLPKVNRCTLIYLLDHLAMVVSQCNKMSPASLAVCFGPVLMLHSEENGPPLDFQQPIAVLKYLLEIWPVKSVRKISSIASALPRVTQAAEHNSSQQQLQQQQQQQQQQQQQVQHQLQGTLGRTGLPWQQQHSLHQQPPTSTTAVLAPSTRPPPPVKPRQVIVSSPGSPSSEESEASPEPINKSLLGGLGLEKGNEGVTTNSTSPGTEQITPSSSVDTEEGNTPHQEEGEKGVEGDAEASDDDRHQHVPKTH; translated from the exons ATGGATACGTGGACTGGTACGAAACGCGTGAGCACCGGGGTCAAATCGGACGGTGAGACCGACGGACGCAAAGAGGAACGCTCCTGGAAACCGGGAACGGCCTTGGAGAGGGGCGCAGAGGGCTGCACGAAGGGTGAGGAGCTCGCCGCTGGGTTTCCCGAGGATACCTCCAACAAAAGGGGTTGCAAATCGGCCGCGCAAGTGTGGATGTCTTTATTGTCCCTGTGCGACCGGATGTGCGGCTCCGCCGCGTGGCTCGTCCTCTTCACATGCCTCCACGGG GAGGGCCGGGGGGAAGTGACAGACATCAGCGCAAGTCCTGGAAGGCAAGCACCTGCCAACCAGTTGCGCCCCAAGGAGCCACCCCCCATGGTTATTCAGGGAGACTTCAGGAAG GTGAGCGGGATCAGTACGGAAATCTTCAAGCAAATCGAGACCGTCGAAAACGATCATGACGCCTCGACAGCAGCGGCCCTCGAAGCTGTCGAGCGAAGGGGTGAGATGGTCGTCAGGGTCATCGAGCCACGACAAATGGGCAGACAGGCATCCGAGGCGGCGAAGAAGTTCATTGCTATGCAG GATCCGAAACACCCCATCCACTTTGTCGAAATAATCAAAAGGCCAGGGCAGACGCTGGGACTCTACATCCGAGAGGGTAACGGGGTGGACAGAAACGATGGCGTCTTTATTTCGAGGATAGCCCTGGAGACTGCTGTGTACAACAGCGGCTGCTTGAAG GTTGGGGATGAGATCCTCGCGGTGAATCTGGTGGATGTGACGCACATGAGCTTGGACGACGTGGTGATTATCATGTCGATACCTAGGAGACTTGTCCTGGCGACGAGGCACGGCCAGCATCAACCAGTCTCTCACAGTCGTCAGACCGAGCACAAAGCACCACCGGTTGTAGTGATCAAAAGAGAGCTAAACGAGGATGAGAGTGATCATGCAACGAGTAATCATGTCAG GGATGGTAACCGTAGACGCGGTGACGGTCGTGAAATGCTGCCTTCCCGGTCGAGACTGGGTCTGACGGGTCTGGGTTCCAGTCAGGATCTAGGATCCAGTAATGGTGATCTGTATTACAATTCCAGACCGGAAGGACACTGGTCCTATCAGCCACCACCACCGCCAGTAATCACGCACCAGCCAAAACCATCCACGACGCAGCATTTCCAGCCATACGAGCGTGGATACCCAAAAACTTTGGAAAGCTTGGCTGAAAAA GTACACTCCTTCTACACGGGGCCAGTAATGCCCTCAAACGGTGGTCGTCGAATGTCTACGGGTGCAGGAATGCAGTCAGTTGGCAGTAGATTGTCTAGTCAAACTCAGTCGTCGCATTACGGTTACGGTCAACATACCAGCAGTGGAAGAATCATGCCCAGAAGTGGCTCGGATCAACATTTGCCCCGAGTCGATTACACCAGCATCACCACACCAGCTCGACACACTCTTCTCAGATCCAGCTTGAAATCAG GAACGTCAGCATTGAGATACAATACAAGATACGGCACCCAAGGGGACAGTACAACATCGACTCAAAGGCAAGGTCAGTTTGGCACCTTAACAAGGAGGCATCGACCGTCGTTGGACTATGCATCTGACACCGAGGCAACGTGTTCCAGTTCACCAAAGTCGGCGTACTATTACTATAGGAACAATATGAATAATCCATCGCAGAGTAGCGCAGTCTCGCATCTTGCCACCTTGTCTAGATCGCAAATTGGTCAGAGTTCCTCCG GTCTGAGATCGAACTCGTTGCCTCGCAATACTACTAGAACGTTGCCTCAGCAACCTGGTCTTAGATCTGGGCTTAGCACAGTAGCATCTGGACTGATAGATCAAGAGGACAGCGATGGAGCACTGTCAGCGCCTGAATTGCCTTCCATCAGACGTGACAGAG GAAGAATACCGTCATCACCTAGTGTGTTCACGTCGGATGAATACCGAGCATGGCTGAGTAGAACACCGAGCACCAGTGCATTGTACGAACAAATTAGAGCAACCACGACTAGACCACCGCGTTACACTTACAGCGCAGAAAATATTCACGCAGCTGTGAATCAA GGGGAATATGGAAGTTACGGTGCATATAGACCGCTCTCCAGCACGCTTGACCGTCTCTCGACAAGGTCAGCCTCAGCGCAACAAGTAAATCTAGCCAATCTGAGAGCATCGACGGCGATCAGTTCAACGTGTCATCGTGGAACGACGAATCCAAGACCGGCCTCGGTTGCATCGAGTGCTCGAACATCCCTGACAAGTCAGAAACCATCGTTGAGTAGCTCGGCCACCCAAAGGGCGACGTCGGTTAGGAGAATCAGAAACTTGCTAGACCTAGAGTCCACGAGAAGCATACCCACCCCCACGCCTACCAGAACTCAGGATCAAAGACTGCTAGATATTAATCCTGCAG AGTTcctcaaatataaaatagaaaagccGCCAACTGTGGGAACTCCGAGCTCGACCAGTTCTCTCTTGAGTTCGCTCGGAGAAACCAGTAGCGGAGACCTGGCAGGTGGGATCAGTGGACTGCTTTGGGTCCATCTTTTAGCTGGGCGCGGTCTTCGTTCGACGACGTCTTCGTCTGCAGCTACCACACCCTCGACGCCATCAG CTAGCTGTGGCTTGAGAGACTTGTATTGCGTACTGGAGTGCGACAGGGTACACAAAGCAAGAACAGTGGTACGAACTGGTGATCTGATGTTTGACTGGGACGAGACCTTCGAGCTGGACCTCGTTGGCAACCGGCAGTTGGATCTGCTCGTCTACTCTTGGGATCCTCAGTATAGGCATAAGCTATGTTACAAAGGCTCGGTGCACTTGGCGTCCCTCCTCAAGGAGTCACCTCTTCAACAACTGGCTGTCAAGGTCGAGCCACGTGGCACAATTTATTTAAGACTGCGATATATTGATGCTCAGCAAACGTTCCGAAGGAGAGGACTGCCAGTCATATCTTTGGCCACCAGAGTTGCACCTCTTTTCGGAGTTGACCTTGATACAGTG GTGAGCCGAGAGAGTAAAACTGGTGGAGTTCCTGGAGGTGTGTCCACTGCCCTGGCGATGGGTGTTCCAAACGTACCTATAATCGTTTGGCGCTGCGTCGAAGAGGTTGAGAGAAGAGGCCTCGATATCATTG gTTTGTACAGGCTTTGTGGATCAGCAACAAAGAAGAGGATACTTAGGGAAGCCTTTGAAAGGAATGCTCGTTCGGTGAATCTGTCACCTGATAATGTTCCAGACATCAACGTTATTACTG GCGTGCTGAAGGATTACTTGCGAGAACTTCCAGAACCACTTTTCACAAAGTGCCTCTACCAAATGATGGTCGATGCACTAGCCGTCTGTTTGCCAGACGACCCACAAGGCAGCGCCAAACTTATGTTCAGTATACTCGACTGTTTACCAAAAGTGAACAGG TGCACACTAATTTATTTGTTGGACCACCTGGCGATGGTGGTGTCACAATGCAACAAAATGTCACCAGCAAGTCTTGCGGTCTGTTTCGGACCAGTTTTGATGTTACATTCTGAGGAGAATGGACCACCGTTAGACTTCCAACAGCCAATCGCTGTACTCAAGTATCTCCTCGAAATATGGCCTGTTAAGTCAG TTCGGAAGATTTCTTCAATCGCTTCAGCGCTTCCTCGAGTTACGCAAGCAGCAGAGCACAACAGCAGTCAACAGCAactgcagcagcagcagcagcagcagcaacagcaacagcaacaggtGCAGCATCAGCTGCAGGGAACATTGGGACGAACAGGGCTGCCCTGGCAGCAGCAACACTCACTTCATCAACAGCCCCCAACTTCAACAACCGCAGTCCTCGCGCCCTCCACTCGGCCTCCACCACCGGTCAAGCCCCGGCAG GTGATAGTCTCGTCTCCCGGTTCACCTAGCAGCGAGGAGTCGGAAGCCTCGCCGGAGCCAATTAACAAGAGCCTCCTGGGCGGCCTAGGACTCGAGAAAGGCAACGAAGGGGTCACGACGAACTCGACTAGCCCTGGAACAGAACAAATCACTCCGTCAAGCAGCGTCGACACCGAGGAAGGAAATACACCGCATCAGGAAGAGGGCGAAAAAGGCGTCGAGGGTGACGCCGAAGCCAGTGACGACGATCGACACCAACATGTACCCAAGACGCATTAG